The DNA segment CCGATTGCTGGTTGAAAATGGCGTTGTCGGCGATCCGCGCGAGGCGGCCCGACTGGCGATCCATAGCGGTGGGAGCGTGGCGCGGGCCGCGGAATTGGCCGATGCGGCGCTGTGGGAATTCCGCGGGCAATTGCTCGGCGTGCTCGCGGGCTTGCCGGCCGACAGCGTCGCGGCAGCCAAGCATGTGATCGAATTTGTCGATTCGGCCGGCAAAGAAGCAGGTCCGCGCCGAGCCCGCAGCCGGCTTTTGGCGGGCTTCGCCATCGAATTCTTCCGGCTGCTGCTGCGGCAGCTCAATGGCATGCCGCCCTCGGGCGACGCCGAATTGGCCGCGCTCGTCGAGCGGGCCGAGCGAAACGGTTGGACTGAGGAAGCCGCCACCGCGGCCCTCGATCGCTGCCTGGAAACGCTCAGCCACATCGACCGCAACGCCAATCAAACCACGATGATCGAATGCTGGATCGACGATCTGGCCGAGACGGCAAGCGATGCGAGGCTTTGAGGCTTGAGACTTTGAGGCACGACGGCTCAGCCCGCTGTCTTCGCTCCCGCAGCGGCTGGCGCCGGCGAAGCCGATGACGTTGCCGGCGACGCTGCCGACTTCTGATCGGCGGGCGTTGCCGCCGGGCGAGCGTCGGCCATCTTGATCGCCTTGTCGGTGAGGGCCATCGCGGCGCGGATTTGGTCCTGCGAGAAGACCGGCCGCGTGAAGCCGGTGTGCGGGAAGTGCTTCATGTCGGCCAATTTGTCCCAGCTCAAGTGGTTCGCCAAATGCCATGCCGCGGCCTGGGCGGTTTGTTGATCGACCTTGCCCGTGCCGAGTAAACGGCAAATCTCTTGCACCTCGGGGCTGCTGGTGTATTTTTCGACCGGCACGATCGTGTACGGCACATGAGAATTCGGCTCAGCCTTGCCGTATTCAAGACACACTGTCGGCAGCTTGAGCTTTACGACGCGTTCGGGTGGAATGCTGAACGCCGCGCCGCCGGCGCCACCACCCGCCTGGGCATTGCCTTGCGCCGCGGCCTGCGCGTTCGCCACTGCGCCGCCGAAGCCGCCCTGCCGCTGCTGATTGTTGTTCGTGCCGGTCCCCACGGATTGGTTCTTGTTGTTATTGTTGTTGTTGTTAGTGCCGGTGGTGCGATTGTTGCCGCCGGCGTTATTGGCGCCTTGAAACTGCGCCAAGACCGGCATCGCCGCGAATGCGTCGGGCAAATGCACGTTGAGCGGCTTGTCGGTGTTGTTGGTGAGGATCAGCGTCGCTTCGCGCGAGTTTTTCGGAATGAACTGCACGCCGAGATCGCCATCGCGCATCAAGTCGAACAGATTGACGTCGGAAGCCGACGACGATGTCGCGGGCGCATTTTCGGAGCCGGGGTTGCCGGGCGCGGGATCGGCGGCAGACAATCGCGTTGCCCCGGCCGCGAGGGCGAGTGCCAATGTAATTCCGGACAGCCAACGAAAGCGGAAAGCAGTAGCCATGACGAGAACCTCCGTTCCACAGAGATGAGAAAAGTGCTCACGGTGGTTCGCCAAGGCTGGCTCGAATTCGGTCGCATCATCCGACCGATCGTCGACGCCAAACCTACCCTCTGCCACCGCAATTAACCCTAGAATAGTCGCTTCGCGCCGCGAAACCAAGAGAATTTCCGCGCCGCGCTTAGAATTCACCAGCCCGCATTCGATGCGCTCTCGACCGCCTCAAGCCCAGGGAAGGCCGCCGCCGGTCGAGCCATTGCCAGTGCATTCCTGGGCCTTCCCTGGGAGCGGCGGGAAAACGATTTCCTTCCGCACCGCCGTCGGGCCCAGGAATTTTCCCGCCGCCCGGTTGGCAAGTGCCGCATCGGTAGCAATAATCAAAAGATCGATCGCCCCAGTCGTTCTTCCCACCCCGGCAGCCGCCGGTTATCCCACCCCAATTCGCTAGACAATCGCCCCGCGCGCCGGGGGCGGGAGGTGCTCTCTGATTAGCCGACGTTACGAATACGCGACCGCAACGATCGTTCTCTTGGTGCTTTTGCGACTCGCGATCGGCTGGCATTTCTTCAAGGAAGGGATGTCGCATCATGTCGATAAGACATGGTCGAGCGAGGGTTTCTTGCGGCAAGCGAAGGGGCCGCTGGCGGATGCGTATCATTCCGTGCTGCCGGACCTTCACGGCTGGAATCGGCTGATGCTCGCCCCGCTGAGCGACAAGAGCCCCGCCGACGCGACCGACAATGCCGCGGAAGCCAAGGAACCGGCGGCCACCAAAGAAGCAGCGCCGAAGGAGGAAGCAGCGCCGAAGGATGCCGCCGAGCCGAAAGCGGCGAATGCGGCGAAAGCAAAGTTGGCGGTTGTAGCGGTCGCGGATCATGGGGTGGCTGATGGAGCGACCGAGAAGTCGCCCGACAAAAAAACCGCGGCAAAAAAGGGCGGTGAATCCGCCGACAAAACAGCCGCTGACGAAGGCAAAGTCACAGCGGGCAAGACTTCCGATGCCGCCTCCGCCGCGAAAAAAGCGGCCAGTTCTTCCTCGGCGATCTACGATGCGTGGCTCAAATCCGCAGTCAGCGATTGGAAGGCCGACATCACGAAAGACGCCGAAGCCTACCACTTTACCGACGATCAAAAATCCAAGGCCGACGCGATCCTCGCCGATACCAAGCGGCGGATGAAAGACGATCTGGAAGACTATGAGCCCGACATGCGGATGTATCGCGAGCTCGTAGCCCGCGCCCAAGCGATGCCGCTGGCGCCTGGCGGCGAAGTGATTCCGAATGAAGTCGCCCGCAGCGCGGCGGCCCAGCAAAACCCGCTCGGCGAACGGGGCCTCAACGGGCAATCGTCGCCGCTGGCGACCACCCCCGCCGCATGGCAGTCCGACGCTCAAGCGGTCGACCAATACTTTCACGACCAACTGCGCGGCCTGTTGACGCCCGAACAGCGTGAAATGGCCGCGCCGCCAAGCGCTGCCAGCCGTCTGCACGACATCGACCTCGCCATCGGCTGGACACTGATGATCGTCGGCGGATTGCTGATCGTCGGCTTGTTCACTCGCGTGGCGGCCGTGGTGGGCGCGTTGTTTTTGCTGTCGATTATTTTTGCCCAACCCCCTTGGCTGGCAACCTCGGTGCAAACCTATACGTATAATCAGACGGTCGAGATGTTGGCTCTGTTGGCTTTGGCCACCACGCCCGTTGGCCGATGGGGTGGTCTGGATTATTTCCTCGGCCTGTGTTGCAGCGGATGCTGCCGGAGCCGGGCGAAAACCGTCGTCGAGCCGCCGAAAGCAACCCTCCCGCCCGGCGTGAACATGCCGCCGAACATGAAGAAGCGTTTGTCCTGATACAGCCTCGCTCAGGCATCGAGCCGGTGTCTGGGCTCCGCCCCTACGAGCCCGAAGCGTTAGCGAGGGCGCCTATCGGTGGATTTACCATTCACGAATTTCCCGTCCTGGGAAAGCCCGTCGAGCCCTCCAATTCAATCTGCAAGCCGCTATTGCGAGCGAAAAACGGCCACAAGGAACCCGCTATGAATCTGACGCCCGAAGAACGTGCGATCGGTAAAGAAAATTTTCAAGCCGCCATTGGCAGCGAATACACGCGCCGCGATTTCCTCAAAGGAACGCTTGCTGCCACCGTGGCCGGCGCCGGGTTGGGAGCGATGTACTTCGGGTATGCCGAAGGGGGGCCGCCGAAAAACCCGCTACGCGTCGGCTATATCGGCGTCGGCGACGAAGGGGAAGTGTTGCTCGGTGCGTTGCATTCCGAGAACACGCGAAAATACATCCAAGTGGTCGCGATTTCCGATATCCGGCCGTTCAGCGTCCACCGCGCGTTTCACGGCGACCACTCGAGCCCCGACGCCCTCGGCCGGCGCCCCGGCTTGATGTCGATGTACGGCTGGAAGACGGAAGACGAAGCCCGCAAGCACATCAAGGTGTACGATAAAGACTACATGGATCTGCTGAACGATCCGAATGTCGAAGCCGTCGTGATCGCGTTGCCGCTGCATTTGCACAGCGTGGCCTCGATCAAGGCCATGCGCAAGGGAAAGCACGTCATCACCGAAAAGCTGATGGGCCATAGTGTCCACGAATGCAAGGAGATGGGCCGCGTCGCCAAGGAAACGAACAAAATCCTCGCCGTCGGCCATCAGCGGAACTACAGCGTACTGTACGACAACGCCAAATGGCTCATCCGCCACGGACTGCTGGGCGATCTGCACTACATCCGCGCCCAATGGCATCGCGGCAATTTGCCCGGCCACGATAGTTGGCAAATGCCGATGCCGGGCGACGAAAAGCTCGTCAGGCAAGTGCTGCACTTGGAAAAAATCATCGCCTCGAAAAGCGCCAAGCCGGCCGATATCGACGAGGCCGAAAAGTTGCTGGCCCAGGTGAAAGCACAACAGGCCGACGCAAAGGTGAACGCCGCGGCCTACGGCTACGAATCGCTCACCCTGCCCGACGGAAAGCAGCGCAGCGCGCTCGAGGAACTGATCCGCTGGCGGCTATGGAACCGCACCGGCGCCGGCTTGATGGCCGAGCTCGGCAGCCATCAGCTCGACGCCGCCGGCATCTTGATCGGCGCCGCGCTCGAACGGGCCCACGGCACCGAGCACGAGCATGGCCTGCCGCTGAATGTCACCGGGTTGGGGGGCAGGTATATCTTCCCCATGGATCGCGATTGCGAAGACCATGTCTATTGCATGTACGAATTCCCCGGTCCCGAGTATCACAAAGATCCGAACAAGAAAATCGCGCTCACCTATTCGTCGATCAACGGCAACGGTTTTGGCGACTACGGCGAAGTGGTGATGGGCACCGAGGGAACGCTGGTGCTGGAAAAGGAACAGGAGGCGATGCTCTTCAAATCGGCCTCGACCGGCACGCACATCAAGGTGTCGGAAGACAAGGGCGGGCCAGTGCTCGACACCGCCGAGAGCGGCGGGCATGCCGTCGCCGTGGGCGCCGCAGCGCTCGACGCGAGCCCGATCAGCCGCGGCTACACCGAAGAACTCGAACATTGGGCATGGTGCATCCAGAATCCGGCCCCGGATCACAAGCCCCGCGTCGGCCCGGCCGTCGCCTTGGCCGATGCCGTGATTGCGCTGGTCAGCAGCATGGCGATCCGCGATCCGAAGGAAAAGGCGCGGATCGAATTCAACAAGGCATGGTTCGATCTTTCGAGCGACGAAACGCCCGAGGGAATCAAGCCCGACTTGAATCGCGACGAATACAAGCCGTCGTCGTCGAGCAAAAGCAATCCAAGCTCCGTGTAGCCCCGAGCAGTTGCGCGGAGCCCGCAGCGCAAGCAAGGACGGCTGAGGCCGTTTGCGACTCGGGCGAATTTGCGCAGCGCAATTTCGCGCACTCCCGATATTCGCGGCAACGAGCGACGTCCGCTGCCGCCTATGCGGTTTTGACGAGAACGTTGCACCCAACTGCCACACGACGATCTTCCAGGCCGAAGGCCCGCCGGATGTCGCCCAGCAGGCTGTCGATTTCACGATCGGCGGCGGTGTCCTGCGGGCCGGAGGATTTGCCGCGCGGGGATTCGTTCTTCGGGTTCCGCGCGTCGTGCTCGGCGTCGGTTGGATGCGAGAGCCGCAGCACCGTGTCGCCGCGGCGGATGCGGATGCGGAATTCATAGGGCCCAGTCTTCAGCAAATCGCCGTCGTGCAGCTCCGCTTTTTCCACGGGCCGGTCGTTCACCAGCACCTCGGGCGCGAAGCCGAGCCAACGCAAGCCGACCCCATCGGGATTCAAAAGCAGATAGCAATGCGCGGCGGGAAACTGCTCGGCCCCCAACATTAAATCCGAATCGGTCGCGCTGCCGATCAGAAATGCCGGCCGCACGATCGGCCGAATCCGCTGCCGCGCTCGGCCGCGGATGATCTCGAGCGTCGCCTGCGGAAGGCTCGACCTCGAATGCGGACCGGAAGGATCTTGTGAATTGTGCAACCGGTAGTTCCTCGACATGTCGGCTCCCGAAGATCGCTCGATCGCGGGCGGTTCTTCACGCCCGCCGCCGGAGCATCGCTTGCACTGGTTTCGGCAAGCGGCCGACGTAGCGGCCACTACGAATCGCCGACCGGCAGCGGAATTCCGCCCGCGGAGTAGCGATCGGGTGAATTGGCCGAACTTTGAGCATTGACCGGATTAGAAGGGACGAAGCGGGTGGGGCACTGGCACCAGCCGTGTGCCACTGGCAAGCGACGTCTGCCAGTGCGAGCACCGCACAGGCCCGAATTGCAAGAAAGCAACGCCGGTCGAGGGCGCCATACCACTAGGGGGCCGCTCGTATGGCAAGCCAACTCGCGGTTCTCACGGGCAGACTGCGCTTGCCAGTGGCACACAGTCTCAAATGGCCATCGCATGTAGATGGCGCGCTCGCTAGTGCGAGGGCTGTTTGCCGAGGCGGTCGGCGATATGGATTTGGGCCCGGGCTTGCAGTTCTTCCCGGTCGCGGATCGCCATCATCTCGGGCGAATGGGCCACGCGGGCCCTGGCAGCCTCGAGCTGCTCGCGGGCCTTGTTCGCGTCGAGCTTGTCGGCCGGGATCGCCCGATTCGTGAGCACCGAGACGAGATTATCGGCCACCTGCACGAACCCGCCGTCGAGGTAGTAGTGCTCCGTTTTCGAATCTTCGACGACGCGCAATTCGCCGTAGCCCAGCCGTCCAATGAATGGACTATGATCGGGGCCGACGCCGATTTCCCCGTCGAATAGCGGCAGCGCGACGAAGCGGGCGCTGGCGTCGAGCAGCGTCGCCTCGGGCGTTACCACGCTGCAATGCAATTCCTTGCCGGCGGTTTTTCCGTGATCGGGCATGGGCTGGGCTGGGAAGGGCGAGGGTGAGGGTGAGGGTGAGGGGACCGTGGGCGTGGCCAGGCGCTTACTTCTTTGCCGCTTCGGCTTGCTTCTTGGCTTGTTCTTCCGCTTGCTCGATCGGGCCGACGTACATGAAGGCGGTTTCGGGGAGGTGGTCCCACTTGCCGTCGGCGATTTCCTCGAAGCTGCGGATCGTGTCGGCGAGGCTGGTGATTTCGCCCGGCTTGCCCGTGAACACCTCGGCCACCAAGAAGGGTTGCGACAAAAATCGCTCCATGCGGCGAGCGCGATGCACGACCAACTTGTCTTCTTCGCTCAATTCGTCGACGCCGAGGATCGCAATGATGTCTTTCAACTCGCGGTAGCGCTGCAAGGTCCGCTGCACGCGCCGGGCAATTGCGTAATGGCGTTCGCCGACGTATTGCGGGTCCAAAATCCGGCTCGAGGAGGCCAGCGGATCGACGGCCGGATAGATGCCCTGTTCGGAAATCGATCGCTCCAAATAAAGGAACGCGTCGAGATTGCCGAAGGCCGTCGCGGGGGCCGGGTCGGTGGGGTCGTCGGCCGGAACATAGACGGCTTGCACCGAGGTGATGGCCCCCTTCGAGGTCGAGGCGATCCGTTCCTGCAGGGCTCCCATCTCCGTGCCCAACGTCGGCTGGTAACCGACGGCGCTCGGCATGCGGCCCAACAGAGCCGACACTTCGCTGCCGGCTTGCGAAAAACGGAAGATGTTGTCGACGAACAAGAGCGTGTCGGCACCGGTCGAATCGC comes from the Pirellulales bacterium genome and includes:
- the atpC gene encoding ATP synthase F1 subunit epsilon; translated protein: MPDHGKTAGKELHCSVVTPEATLLDASARFVALPLFDGEIGVGPDHSPFIGRLGYGELRVVEDSKTEHYYLDGGFVQVADNLVSVLTNRAIPADKLDANKAREQLEAARARVAHSPEMMAIRDREELQARAQIHIADRLGKQPSH
- a CDS encoding DoxX family protein; the encoded protein is MLLRLAIGWHFFKEGMSHHVDKTWSSEGFLRQAKGPLADAYHSVLPDLHGWNRLMLAPLSDKSPADATDNAAEAKEPAATKEAAPKEEAAPKDAAEPKAANAAKAKLAVVAVADHGVADGATEKSPDKKTAAKKGGESADKTAADEGKVTAGKTSDAASAAKKAASSSSAIYDAWLKSAVSDWKADITKDAEAYHFTDDQKSKADAILADTKRRMKDDLEDYEPDMRMYRELVARAQAMPLAPGGEVIPNEVARSAAAQQNPLGERGLNGQSSPLATTPAAWQSDAQAVDQYFHDQLRGLLTPEQREMAAPPSAASRLHDIDLAIGWTLMIVGGLLIVGLFTRVAAVVGALFLLSIIFAQPPWLATSVQTYTYNQTVEMLALLALATTPVGRWGGLDYFLGLCCSGCCRSRAKTVVEPPKATLPPGVNMPPNMKKRLS
- a CDS encoding Gfo/Idh/MocA family oxidoreductase, which encodes MNLTPEERAIGKENFQAAIGSEYTRRDFLKGTLAATVAGAGLGAMYFGYAEGGPPKNPLRVGYIGVGDEGEVLLGALHSENTRKYIQVVAISDIRPFSVHRAFHGDHSSPDALGRRPGLMSMYGWKTEDEARKHIKVYDKDYMDLLNDPNVEAVVIALPLHLHSVASIKAMRKGKHVITEKLMGHSVHECKEMGRVAKETNKILAVGHQRNYSVLYDNAKWLIRHGLLGDLHYIRAQWHRGNLPGHDSWQMPMPGDEKLVRQVLHLEKIIASKSAKPADIDEAEKLLAQVKAQQADAKVNAAAYGYESLTLPDGKQRSALEELIRWRLWNRTGAGLMAELGSHQLDAAGILIGAALERAHGTEHEHGLPLNVTGLGGRYIFPMDRDCEDHVYCMYEFPGPEYHKDPNKKIALTYSSINGNGFGDYGEVVMGTEGTLVLEKEQEAMLFKSASTGTHIKVSEDKGGPVLDTAESGGHAVAVGAAALDASPISRGYTEELEHWAWCIQNPAPDHKPRVGPAVALADAVIALVSSMAIRDPKEKARIEFNKAWFDLSSDETPEGIKPDLNRDEYKPSSSSKSNPSSV
- a CDS encoding FHA domain-containing protein; this translates as MSRNYRLHNSQDPSGPHSRSSLPQATLEIIRGRARQRIRPIVRPAFLIGSATDSDLMLGAEQFPAAHCYLLLNPDGVGLRWLGFAPEVLVNDRPVEKAELHDGDLLKTGPYEFRIRIRRGDTVLRLSHPTDAEHDARNPKNESPRGKSSGPQDTAADREIDSLLGDIRRAFGLEDRRVAVGCNVLVKTA